DNA sequence from the Hymenobacter psoromatis genome:
GGTTTCCGAGTGCTACCTGCGCGACGTCTCACGGTCGAGCAATAACCCACACGGCTTTTTGATGGAGCGCTGGCATGTGTTGCAAAACATCGACCTCAGCACTCAGCCCCGCTAATACCTCGCCGGCCACTCTCCTCTGCCTCTTACCCTTATGAGCAAGCCCCAGCATACCCAAGAGTACCTGAGAAAGCGTCGAATGATGCTGTTCATCCCCGTTCCTGGGGTAATCTGCCTGACCGCTCTCTTCTACCTAGGGGGGGGCGGAAAAGGCGTCACGGCGGCCACTACCGGCCCCAACGCTATGGCCAGCGGCATCAACCATACGCTGCCCTCCGCAGGCAAGTCGGCTTTGTATGCCGATAAGATGGAGGCCGCCAATGCGCCTCAGGATAGCAGCCACCACAATAGCTTGGCCTTCGCGCCGGTCGCGAGCACGCCGGCTCCTGATGCGGGTGCTACATCAGGGGCGCCCGGGGCGACTACGGCGGCCGTCGGCACTACCCCAAGTGCCCAGCCAACCGGTCTCAACTACGCCGTGCAGCCGGGCCAAACGGCCGGCCGCTATGATGCTAACGCTGACCCGAACGTGGTGGCCATGCAAACCCGGATGCAACGACTCCAAGAGCAAACTAGCACTCAGCCCACCAGCGCCCAGCCTGCTTATCCTACCTCAACGTCAGCTGCTACCAGCTCACGCCAAGCCTCGGCCTCGGTGACTAGCTCGCCTCGTGATACACGCATGGATGAGTCTCTTAAGGAACTCGACCAGCTCAAGAATCAGTACCAGCAACGCCTGATGGGCATAAATGCACCGGCCACGGCCGTCGCGGTAGCCACGCCCGCCAGCACCGCGCCCAAAAAGGGTATGACGGTTATCACCCAGGTGCGCCCTACGGTGGTGAGCAGCCTGCGCACCCAGACCGTGCCTCAAGCTAACGGCTTTCACACGGTAGGGGAGGCGAGCCCCAGCAGCAACGTCAACTCGGTACCGGCCGTGGTCCACAATGACCAGGTGGTGGAGGCCGGCTCGACGGTGAAGCTGCGCCTGCTGCAAGATGTGCAGCTGGAGGGGCACCTGATTCCGCGCAACAGCTTTCTCTACGGGGTGTGCAGCATGAGCGGCAACCGCCTGAGCATCGCGGCCACGTCGGTGCAGTATCAGGGCAACCTGCTTCCCGTCAGTCTTAAGGCATTTGATATTGATGGGGGAGAGGGGCTCAAC
Encoded proteins:
- the traM gene encoding conjugative transposon protein TraM; translated protein: MSKPQHTQEYLRKRRMMLFIPVPGVICLTALFYLGGGGKGVTAATTGPNAMASGINHTLPSAGKSALYADKMEAANAPQDSSHHNSLAFAPVASTPAPDAGATSGAPGATTAAVGTTPSAQPTGLNYAVQPGQTAGRYDANADPNVVAMQTRMQRLQEQTSTQPTSAQPAYPTSTSAATSSRQASASVTSSPRDTRMDESLKELDQLKNQYQQRLMGINAPATAVAVATPASTAPKKGMTVITQVRPTVVSSLRTQTVPQANGFHTVGEASPSSNVNSVPAVVHNDQVVEAGSTVKLRLLQDVQLEGHLIPRNSFLYGVCSMSGNRLSIAATSVQYQGNLLPVSLKAFDIDGGEGLNIPGSIDRDALKQGAAQGVSGADMLTMSPSLGAQAAGIAIQTGKALTGRKIKTVKIHLKANYQLLLKS